The Streptomyces laurentii genome contains a region encoding:
- a CDS encoding methyltransferase (S-adenosylmethionine binding site [chemical binding];~S-adenosylmethionine-dependent methyltransferases (SAM or AdoMet-MTase), class I; AdoMet-MTases are enzymes that use S-adenosyl-L-methionine (SAM or AdoMet) as a substrate for methyltransfer, creating the product S-adenosyl-L-homocysteine (AdoHcy); cd02440;~identified by MetaGeneAnnotator; putative;~methyltransferase [Streptomyces sp. Mg1];~tocopherol O-methyltransferase) produces the protein MTSTEFTTADGTCTFVPAPTTPYQGDIARYWNNEARPVNLRLGDVDGLYHHHYGVGEIDRAALGDPADSAYEKKLIAELHRLESAQADILFDSLGAIGRDDLLVDAGCGRGGSMVMAHQRFGCKVEGVTLSAKQADFANGRAKELGIEGHVQARVCNMLDTPFETGQAAGSWNNESSMYVDLHDLMAEHARILGVGGRYVTITGCWNPKYGQPSKWVSQINAHFECNIHSRREYLRAMADNRLVPNAIVDLTAATLPYWELRATSSLVTGIEEAFIESYKDGSFQYLLIAADRV, from the coding sequence GTGACCAGCACCGAGTTCACCACCGCCGACGGCACGTGCACGTTCGTCCCCGCGCCGACGACCCCCTACCAGGGGGACATCGCCCGCTACTGGAACAACGAGGCCAGGCCCGTGAACCTGCGCCTCGGCGATGTCGACGGGCTCTACCACCACCACTACGGCGTCGGTGAGATCGACCGGGCGGCCCTCGGGGACCCCGCGGACAGCGCTTACGAGAAGAAGCTGATCGCCGAGCTGCACCGGCTGGAGTCGGCGCAGGCCGACATCCTGTTCGACAGCCTCGGCGCCATCGGGCGCGACGACCTGCTGGTGGACGCGGGCTGCGGCCGCGGCGGCTCCATGGTCATGGCCCACCAGCGCTTCGGCTGCAAGGTCGAGGGAGTCACCCTCTCCGCCAAGCAGGCCGACTTCGCCAACGGACGCGCCAAGGAACTCGGCATCGAGGGTCACGTCCAGGCCCGGGTCTGCAACATGCTCGACACCCCCTTCGAGACCGGGCAGGCCGCCGGCTCGTGGAACAACGAGTCCAGCATGTACGTCGACCTGCACGACCTGATGGCCGAGCACGCCCGCATCCTCGGCGTCGGCGGCCGCTATGTCACGATCACCGGTTGCTGGAACCCGAAGTACGGCCAGCCCTCCAAGTGGGTCTCGCAGATCAACGCCCACTTCGAGTGCAACATCCACTCGCGCCGCGAGTACCTGCGTGCCATGGCCGACAACCGCCTGGTGCCGAACGCCATCGTCGACCTGACCGCCGCGACCCTGCCCTACTGGGAGCTGCGCGCCACGTCCTCGCTGGTCACCGGCATCGAGGAGGCGTTCATCGAGTCGTACAAGGACGGCTCGTTCCAGTACCTGCTGATCGCCGCCGACCGCGTCTGA
- a CDS encoding hypothetical protein (identified by MetaGeneAnnotator; putative;~sequence version:1), translating into MREDDTEQGVLSAAELFDGLGLDYEKAFGRLPAQRAAVDWLTARLRPGARVLDVGSGTGRPVAELLVRAGCEVTGIDVSATMVGLAREQVPEARFEQIGIHDFEPPAGGFDAVCAFFPLLMMSRPEAAAALRRMADCLAPGGWLVSATVPADVAEAEIVWMGRRARVSSVSAEEYLRQLREDCGLEIHHHETSVFQPDDPAAAPEEHVFCYARRGTA; encoded by the coding sequence ATGCGGGAAGACGACACCGAGCAGGGCGTGCTGTCGGCGGCGGAGCTGTTCGACGGGCTGGGGCTCGACTACGAGAAGGCGTTCGGACGGCTGCCGGCCCAGCGGGCGGCGGTCGACTGGCTGACCGCCCGGCTGCGGCCCGGCGCCCGGGTCCTCGATGTCGGCAGCGGGACCGGCCGCCCGGTCGCCGAACTGCTCGTCCGGGCCGGCTGTGAGGTCACCGGCATCGACGTGTCGGCGACGATGGTCGGCCTGGCCCGCGAGCAGGTGCCGGAGGCCCGCTTCGAGCAGATCGGCATCCACGACTTCGAGCCGCCCGCGGGCGGGTTCGACGCCGTGTGCGCGTTCTTCCCGCTGCTGATGATGAGCCGGCCGGAGGCGGCGGCGGCGCTGCGCCGCATGGCGGACTGCCTGGCGCCCGGCGGCTGGCTGGTGAGCGCCACGGTGCCGGCGGACGTGGCGGAGGCCGAGATCGTCTGGATGGGCCGGCGGGCCCGGGTGTCCAGCGTCTCCGCCGAGGAGTACCTGCGGCAACTGCGGGAGGACTGCGGCCTGGAGATCCACCACCACGAGACGTCGGTCTTCCAGCCCGACGATCCCGCGGCGGCCCCGGAGGAGCACGTTTTCTGTTACGCGCGCCGGGGCACGGCGTAG
- a CDS encoding terpene synthase metal-binding domain-containing protein (Non-plant Terpene Cyclases, Class 1; cd00687;~PFAM: Terpene synthase, metal-binding domain; KEGG: sgr:SGR_1269 hypothetical protein;~active site lid residues [active];~aspartate-rich region 1;~aspartate-rich region 2;~identified by MetaGeneAnnotator; putative;~substrate binding pocket [chemical binding];~substrate-Mg2+ binding site;~terpene synthase metal-binding domain-containing protein [Streptomyces violaceusniger Tu4113]): MPDPGPSSGQSRLPGPPTALFPLTGTTPEPGPAPGSVPETGSVPRDGAGAGTVPGAGYADAPAPAGPDLARILRGPSGLGTASLSLAPRAEPFAPVVSVVTEIPAAPASLPVDPADGTPIPGLYYHPIAEPDPARVEEVSRRIKDWAVDEVQAYPPEWEDQFDGFSVGRYMVACHPDAPTVDHLMAATRLMVAENAVDDCYCEDHGGSPIGLGSRLLLAHTALDPLHTTPEYQPAWAESLHSDAPRRAYRSAMEYFTALASPSQADRYRHDMARLHMGYLAEAAWAETEHVPEVWEYLAMRQFNNFRPCPTITDSVGGYELPADLHAQPAMQRVIALAGNATTIVNDLYSYTKEQSSPGKHLNLPVVIAEREGMSEKDAYLKAVEVHNDLMRAFEAAAGELAAGCPVPSVARFLKGVAAWVDGNHYWHQTNTYRYTLPDFW, encoded by the coding sequence ATGCCCGATCCCGGGCCTTCTTCCGGGCAGTCGCGCCTGCCCGGCCCGCCGACCGCTCTGTTCCCGCTCACCGGGACGACGCCCGAACCCGGGCCGGCCCCCGGATCCGTACCCGAGACCGGTTCCGTCCCGCGGGACGGTGCCGGAGCCGGGACCGTACCGGGGGCCGGGTACGCCGACGCCCCGGCGCCCGCCGGTCCCGACCTGGCCCGGATCCTGCGGGGACCCAGCGGTCTCGGCACGGCGAGCCTGTCGCTCGCCCCGCGCGCGGAGCCGTTCGCGCCGGTGGTGTCGGTCGTCACCGAGATCCCGGCGGCGCCGGCCTCGCTGCCGGTCGACCCGGCGGACGGGACCCCGATCCCGGGTCTCTACTACCACCCCATCGCCGAACCCGACCCCGCGCGGGTCGAGGAGGTCAGCCGCCGGATCAAGGACTGGGCGGTCGACGAGGTCCAGGCGTACCCCCCGGAGTGGGAAGACCAGTTCGACGGCTTCTCCGTCGGGCGCTACATGGTCGCCTGCCACCCGGACGCCCCGACCGTCGACCACCTCATGGCCGCCACCCGGCTCATGGTCGCCGAGAACGCGGTCGACGACTGCTACTGCGAGGACCACGGCGGCTCGCCGATCGGCCTCGGCAGCCGGCTGCTCCTCGCGCACACCGCGCTCGACCCGCTGCACACCACGCCGGAGTACCAGCCGGCCTGGGCCGAGTCGCTGCACTCCGACGCGCCCCGGCGGGCCTACCGCTCCGCCATGGAGTACTTCACCGCGCTGGCGTCGCCCTCCCAGGCCGACCGCTACCGGCACGACATGGCACGGCTGCACATGGGTTACCTCGCCGAGGCCGCGTGGGCCGAGACCGAGCACGTACCCGAGGTGTGGGAGTACCTGGCGATGCGCCAGTTCAACAACTTCCGCCCCTGCCCCACCATCACCGACAGCGTCGGCGGCTACGAGCTGCCCGCCGACCTGCACGCGCAGCCCGCCATGCAGCGGGTGATCGCCCTGGCCGGGAACGCGACGACCATCGTCAACGACCTCTACTCCTACACCAAGGAGCAGAGCAGTCCCGGCAAGCACCTCAACCTGCCCGTGGTGATCGCCGAGCGCGAGGGCATGTCCGAGAAGGACGCCTACCTGAAGGCGGTCGAGGTCCACAACGACCTCATGCGCGCCTTCGAGGCCGCGGCCGGCGAACTGGCCGCCGGCTGCCCCGTCCCCAGCGTGGCGCGCTTCCTCAAGGGCGTCGCCGCCTGGGTCGACGGCAACCACTACTGGCACCAGACCAACACCTACCGCTACACCCTTCCCGACTTCTGGTAA
- a CDS encoding ATP-dependent clp protease ATP-binding subunit clpA (ATP binding site [chemical binding];~ATP-binding subunits of Clp protease and DnaK/DnaJ chaperones [Posttranslational modification, protein turnover, chaperones]; COG0542;~ATP-dependent Clp protease ATP-binding subunit ClpA [Streptomyces venezuelae ATCC10712];~C-terminal, D2-small domain, of ClpB protein; pfam10431;~Clp amino terminal domain; pfam02861;~The AAA+ (ATPases Associated with a wide variety of cellular Activities) superfamily represents an ancient group of ATPases belonging to the ASCE (for additional strand, catalytic E) division of the P-loop NTPase fold. The ASCE division also includes ABC; cd00009;~UvrB/uvrC motif; pfam02151;~Walker A motif;~Walker B motif;~arginine finger;~identified by MetaGeneAnnotator; putative), whose translation MSMAFGSPFGSSDPFGDLLNRFFGMSPASSPPAVQRVPIGRLLTESSRELIGLATRRAVEDGTADLDTEHLLWAATQVEPSRRILDRAGVDPEKLAGQIAEVLPRESGEPSSEPGLTPAAKRTLAAAHAYAQAAGVSYIGPEHILGALLSDADSGATRFLRAEDLDVQKLRGVADQSARPESAPAAPRQPATTLDEYGRDLTEEAKAGKLDPVVGRSEEIEQTVEILSRRSKNNPVLIGEPGVGKTAIVEGLAQRIVAGEVPDTLKDKRVVSLDLSGMVAGAQYRGQFEERLKKVIEDVKEAGGSVILFIDELHTVVGAGATGEGSMDAGNMLKPALARGELHVVGATTIDEYRKHVEKDAALERRFQPVLVPEPTVEETVQILEGLRDAYEAHHQVRFADGALAAAARLSDRYISDRFLPDKAIDLMDQAGARVRLRSAGRSTEVVSREDELAKLRREKDQAVAGEEFEKASELKKRIAEVEGELAGIEERREGVVSVTAGDIADIVSRRTGIPVSQLTASEKERLLKLEEEMHARIVGQDEAVTAVSEAVRRNRAGMGDPNRPVGSFLFLGPTGVGKTELAKTLAELLFGDEDRMIRFDMSEFQEKHTVARLVGAPPGYVGYEEAGQLTEKVRRHPYSVVLFDEVEKAHPDVFNTLLQILDDGRLTDGQGRTVDFRHCVVIMTSNIGAHRILAHQGDAAELKDELMEDLRGRFLPEFLNRIDDIIVFHSLTESDLSEIVEHLLDRSKHRVHAQDMTLDVTEAAKRLLVAHGYQPEFGARPLRRTIQTELDNRIASLLLGGGAEPGDTIVADVVDDSLHCSIRKTEAAEAPGAA comes from the coding sequence ATGTCGATGGCGTTCGGTTCCCCCTTCGGTTCCTCCGACCCGTTCGGCGACCTGCTGAACCGATTCTTCGGGATGTCACCGGCGTCCTCGCCACCCGCCGTCCAGCGCGTCCCGATCGGGCGGCTGCTCACCGAGTCGTCCCGGGAGCTGATCGGCCTCGCGACCCGCCGCGCGGTCGAGGACGGCACCGCCGATCTCGACACCGAGCATCTGCTGTGGGCGGCCACCCAGGTCGAACCCTCCCGGCGGATCCTGGACCGGGCCGGGGTGGACCCGGAGAAGCTCGCCGGCCAGATCGCCGAGGTGCTGCCCCGGGAGTCCGGCGAGCCCTCGTCCGAACCGGGTCTCACCCCGGCCGCCAAGCGCACGCTGGCCGCCGCGCACGCCTACGCGCAGGCCGCCGGCGTGTCGTACATCGGCCCCGAGCACATCCTCGGCGCGCTCCTGTCCGACGCCGACTCCGGCGCCACCCGCTTCCTGCGGGCCGAGGACCTCGACGTACAGAAGCTGCGCGGGGTCGCGGACCAGTCCGCGCGCCCCGAGAGCGCGCCCGCCGCGCCCCGGCAGCCCGCCACCACGCTCGACGAGTACGGCCGCGACCTCACCGAGGAGGCCAAGGCGGGCAAGCTCGACCCCGTCGTCGGCCGGTCCGAGGAGATCGAGCAGACCGTCGAGATCCTGTCCCGGCGGTCCAAGAACAACCCCGTCCTCATCGGCGAGCCGGGCGTCGGCAAGACCGCGATCGTGGAGGGCCTCGCGCAGCGCATCGTGGCCGGCGAGGTGCCCGACACCCTCAAGGACAAGCGGGTCGTCTCGCTCGACCTGTCCGGGATGGTCGCCGGGGCGCAGTACCGGGGCCAGTTCGAGGAACGTCTCAAGAAGGTCATCGAGGACGTCAAGGAGGCCGGCGGCTCCGTCATCCTCTTCATCGACGAACTGCACACCGTCGTCGGCGCGGGCGCCACCGGCGAGGGCTCGATGGACGCCGGCAACATGCTCAAGCCCGCCCTCGCCCGCGGCGAGCTGCACGTCGTCGGCGCCACGACCATCGACGAGTACCGCAAGCACGTCGAGAAGGACGCCGCCCTCGAACGCCGCTTCCAGCCGGTCCTCGTCCCCGAGCCGACGGTCGAGGAGACCGTGCAGATCCTGGAGGGGCTGCGGGACGCGTACGAGGCCCACCACCAGGTCCGGTTCGCCGACGGGGCGCTCGCGGCGGCGGCCCGGCTCTCGGACCGGTACATCAGCGACCGTTTCCTGCCCGACAAGGCCATCGACCTGATGGACCAGGCCGGCGCCCGGGTCCGGCTGCGCAGCGCGGGCCGTTCCACCGAAGTCGTCAGCCGCGAGGACGAACTGGCCAAACTGCGCCGGGAGAAGGACCAGGCGGTCGCGGGCGAGGAGTTCGAGAAGGCGTCGGAGCTGAAGAAGCGGATCGCCGAGGTCGAGGGCGAGCTGGCGGGCATCGAGGAGCGGCGCGAGGGCGTCGTCTCGGTCACGGCCGGCGACATCGCCGACATCGTGTCCCGCCGTACCGGCATCCCGGTCTCCCAGCTGACCGCCAGCGAGAAGGAGCGGCTGCTCAAGCTGGAGGAGGAGATGCACGCCCGGATCGTCGGCCAGGACGAGGCGGTCACGGCGGTCTCCGAGGCGGTACGGCGCAATCGCGCGGGCATGGGCGACCCGAACCGCCCGGTCGGCTCGTTCCTCTTCCTCGGCCCCACCGGCGTCGGCAAGACCGAGCTCGCCAAGACACTCGCGGAACTGCTGTTCGGCGACGAGGACCGGATGATCCGGTTCGACATGAGCGAGTTCCAGGAGAAGCACACGGTCGCCCGGCTGGTGGGCGCGCCGCCCGGATACGTGGGGTACGAGGAGGCCGGCCAGCTCACCGAGAAGGTGCGCCGCCACCCGTACAGCGTCGTCCTGTTCGACGAGGTGGAGAAGGCCCACCCGGACGTCTTCAACACGCTGCTGCAGATCCTCGACGACGGACGGCTGACCGACGGGCAGGGCCGCACGGTCGACTTCCGGCACTGCGTCGTCATCATGACGTCGAACATCGGCGCCCACCGGATCCTCGCCCACCAGGGCGACGCGGCGGAGCTGAAGGACGAGCTGATGGAGGATCTGCGAGGCCGGTTCCTGCCGGAGTTCCTCAACAGGATCGACGACATCATCGTCTTCCACAGCCTCACCGAGTCCGACCTGTCGGAGATCGTCGAGCATCTGCTGGACCGCAGCAAGCACCGGGTCCACGCGCAGGACATGACCCTGGACGTCACGGAGGCGGCGAAGAGACTGCTGGTCGCGCACGGCTACCAGCCGGAGTTCGGGGCCCGGCCGCTGCGCCGCACGATCCAGACCGAGCTGGACAACCGGATCGCCTCGCTGCTGCTGGGCGGCGGCGCCGAGCCCGGGGACACGATCGTCGCGGACGTCGTCGACGACTCCCTGCACTGCTCGATCCGCAAGACCGAGGCGGCAGAAGCGCCCGGGGCGGCCTGA
- a CDS encoding lipid A export permease/ATP-binding protein msbA (ABC transporter signature motif;~ABC transporter transmembrane region; cl00549;~ABC-type multidrug transport system, ATPase and permease components [Defense mechanisms]; COG1132;~ATP binding site [chemical binding];~D-loop;~H-loop/switch region;~P-loop containing Nucleoside Triphosphate Hydrolases; cl09099;~Q-loop/lid;~Walker A/P-loop;~Walker B;~identified by MetaGeneAnnotator; putative;~lipid A export permease/ATP-binding protein MsbA [Streptomyces sp. C]): MGLSESPRVTPGKGAVLLALRHYGRELARLRRLTVPAMLLPALGNIGIAYLAPLIVAKVVGRIAGDGGADSGVGALLPYVLGFAGVLLLSEALWRVGLHCLNRLDALGIEHLYIVGMDELFAKDATFFHDNFAGSLTKRVLSFASRFEQFVDTLTFSIMGSFVPLVFASVVLWMYEPLLVVGLLAMILLTGFGVAPLVRRRQALVDRREAAIAHVAGHVADSLTNMDTVRAFAAEKREAAEHRSRVAESRRVTLMAWDYGNLRIDTLVAPMSVLTNVLGLVLAISLGAGAHGVEAVVVAFTYYGNATRIMFEFNQIYRRLESSMTEAAQFTELLLTPPTVCDPESPEPLRSRSGDVRFEKVGFAHGGGEPLFEGLELDVPNGTKIGLVGRSGGGKTTLTRLLLRMTDVDTGRILVAGQDISRMTQADLRGMIAYVPQEPAMFHRTLRENIAFARPDATEAEIGRAAEAAHVTEFADTLPDGFETMVGERGVKLSGGQRQRVALARAILRDAPILLLDEATSALDSESEILVQDALWRLMEGRTALVVAHRLSTVAGMDRLLVLDRGRIVEQGTHQELLTADGSYARLWRHQSGGFIDSARADDGAPAGADVR; this comes from the coding sequence TCGTCGGGCGGATCGCCGGCGACGGCGGCGCGGACTCCGGCGTCGGCGCCCTGCTGCCGTACGTCCTCGGGTTCGCCGGGGTGCTGCTGCTCTCCGAGGCGCTGTGGCGCGTCGGACTGCACTGCCTCAACCGGCTCGACGCCCTCGGCATCGAACACCTCTACATCGTCGGCATGGACGAACTCTTCGCCAAGGACGCCACGTTCTTCCACGACAACTTCGCCGGCTCGCTGACCAAACGCGTCCTCAGCTTCGCCTCCCGCTTCGAACAGTTCGTCGACACCCTCACCTTCAGCATCATGGGCAGCTTCGTGCCGCTCGTGTTCGCGTCCGTGGTCCTGTGGATGTACGAACCGCTGCTCGTCGTCGGCCTGTTGGCGATGATCCTGCTCACCGGGTTCGGCGTCGCCCCGCTGGTCCGCCGCCGCCAGGCCCTGGTCGACCGGCGCGAGGCGGCCATCGCCCATGTCGCGGGTCATGTCGCCGACAGCCTGACGAACATGGACACGGTCCGCGCCTTCGCCGCCGAGAAGCGGGAGGCGGCCGAACACCGCAGCCGCGTCGCGGAGTCGAGGCGGGTCACCCTGATGGCCTGGGACTACGGCAACCTGCGCATCGACACCCTGGTCGCGCCGATGTCCGTGCTCACCAACGTCCTCGGCCTGGTCCTGGCGATCTCCCTCGGCGCGGGCGCCCACGGCGTCGAGGCCGTCGTCGTCGCCTTCACCTACTACGGCAACGCCACCCGGATCATGTTCGAGTTCAACCAGATCTACCGGCGCCTCGAAAGCTCGATGACGGAGGCCGCCCAGTTCACCGAACTGCTCCTGACCCCGCCGACCGTGTGCGACCCGGAGTCGCCCGAACCGCTGCGCTCCCGGTCCGGCGACGTGCGGTTCGAGAAGGTGGGCTTCGCCCACGGCGGCGGCGAGCCGCTCTTCGAGGGCCTCGAACTGGACGTGCCGAACGGGACGAAGATCGGGCTCGTCGGCCGGTCGGGCGGCGGCAAGACCACCCTCACCCGGCTGCTGCTGCGGATGACGGACGTCGACACCGGCCGCATCCTCGTCGCGGGCCAGGACATCAGCCGTATGACCCAGGCCGACCTGCGCGGGATGATCGCGTACGTGCCGCAGGAACCGGCCATGTTCCACCGCACCCTGCGGGAGAACATCGCCTTCGCCCGGCCGGACGCCACCGAGGCCGAGATCGGACGGGCGGCGGAGGCGGCGCACGTCACCGAGTTCGCGGACACCCTCCCCGACGGCTTCGAGACCATGGTGGGGGAGCGCGGGGTGAAGCTCTCCGGCGGCCAGCGCCAGCGGGTCGCGCTCGCCCGGGCGATCCTGCGCGACGCGCCCATCCTGCTGCTCGACGAGGCGACCAGCGCGCTGGACTCGGAGAGCGAGATCCTGGTGCAGGACGCGCTGTGGCGGCTGATGGAGGGCCGGACGGCGCTCGTGGTGGCGCACCGGCTGAGCACGGTCGCCGGGATGGACCGGCTGCTCGTCCTCGACCGCGGCCGGATCGTCGAACAGGGCACGCACCAGGAGCTGTTGACGGCGGACGGCTCCTACGCGCGGCTGTGGCGGCACCAGTCGGGCGGCTTCATCGACAGTGCCCGCGCGGACGACGGCGCCCCGGCGGGGGCCGACGTGCGCTGA
- a CDS encoding cyclic nucleotide-binding domain protein (cyclic nucleotide-binding domain protein [Streptomyces himastatinicus ATCC53653];~effector domain of the CAP family of transcription factors; members include CAP (or cAMP receptor protein (CRP)), which binds cAMP, FNR (fumarate and nitrate reduction), which uses an iron-sulfur cluster to sense oxygen) and CooA, a heme containing CO...; cd00038;~flexible hinge region;~identified by MetaGeneAnnotator; putative;~ligand binding site [chemical binding]), giving the protein MTVETGPDTALQPSRPQSSLSTTAARNLATTTKSAPQMQEITSRWLLRTIPWVETKGGTYRVNRRLSYTVGDGVIEFVQDGATVHVIPRELGELALLRGFEDEEVLSELARRCVQRDFRAGEVLVERGTPADQIHLIAHGRVSQTSSGKYGDEVAVAVLADGDRFGENALLDTDAQWDYTATAETPGTLLTLSRADFAAVRDASPSLREHIEEFSSLPQQRQNRHGEAEIAMSAGHVGEAELPGAFVDYELKPREYELSVAQTVLKVHSRVADLYNGPMDQTKEQVRLTIEALRERQEHELVNNPEFGLLANADFKQRIQTHSGPPTPDDLDELLCRRRGTKLFFAHPRAIAAIGREFNSRGLYPDHVDLGGQLVPAWRGVPILPCSKIPISQEQTTSILAMRTGEDNQGVIGLHQTGLPEELEPGLSVRFMGINEQAIISYLVTAYYSAAILVPDALGVLENVQIARRN; this is encoded by the coding sequence ATGACCGTTGAGACCGGCCCGGACACCGCGCTGCAGCCGTCCCGGCCGCAGTCCAGCCTGAGCACCACGGCGGCCCGCAACCTCGCCACCACCACCAAGTCCGCCCCGCAGATGCAGGAGATCACCTCCCGGTGGCTGCTGCGCACGATCCCCTGGGTGGAGACCAAGGGCGGCACCTACCGGGTGAACCGTCGGCTCAGCTACACCGTCGGCGACGGTGTCATCGAGTTCGTCCAGGACGGCGCCACCGTCCACGTCATCCCCCGCGAACTCGGCGAACTCGCCCTGCTGCGCGGCTTCGAGGACGAGGAGGTGCTCTCCGAGCTCGCCCGCCGCTGTGTCCAGCGCGACTTCCGCGCCGGCGAGGTCCTGGTCGAGCGCGGCACCCCCGCCGACCAGATCCACCTGATCGCCCACGGCCGGGTCAGCCAGACCTCGTCCGGCAAGTACGGCGACGAGGTGGCCGTCGCGGTCCTCGCCGACGGCGACCGCTTCGGCGAGAACGCCCTCCTGGACACCGACGCCCAGTGGGACTACACCGCCACCGCCGAGACCCCCGGCACCCTGCTCACCCTCTCCCGGGCCGACTTCGCCGCGGTCCGCGACGCCTCGCCCAGTCTCCGGGAGCACATCGAGGAGTTCAGCTCGCTGCCCCAGCAGCGGCAGAACCGCCACGGCGAGGCCGAGATCGCCATGTCCGCCGGCCACGTCGGCGAGGCCGAACTCCCCGGCGCCTTCGTGGACTACGAGCTCAAGCCGCGCGAGTACGAGCTGTCGGTCGCGCAGACCGTCCTCAAGGTCCACAGCCGGGTCGCCGACCTCTACAACGGCCCGATGGACCAGACGAAGGAGCAGGTCCGGCTGACCATCGAGGCGCTGCGCGAGCGCCAGGAGCACGAGCTGGTCAACAACCCCGAGTTCGGTCTGCTGGCCAACGCCGACTTCAAGCAGCGCATCCAGACGCACTCCGGCCCGCCGACCCCGGACGACCTCGACGAGCTGCTCTGCCGCCGCCGCGGCACCAAGCTCTTCTTCGCCCACCCCCGGGCGATCGCCGCGATCGGCCGCGAGTTCAACTCCCGCGGGCTCTACCCGGACCACGTCGACCTCGGTGGCCAGCTGGTCCCGGCCTGGCGTGGCGTCCCGATCCTGCCCTGCAGCAAGATCCCGATCAGCCAGGAGCAGACCACGTCGATCCTCGCCATGCGTACCGGCGAGGACAACCAGGGCGTGATCGGTCTGCACCAGACCGGCCTCCCGGAGGAGCTGGAGCCGGGCCTGTCGGTGCGCTTCATGGGCATCAACGAGCAGGCGATCATTTCCTACCTCGTCACCGCCTACTACTCCGCCGCCATCCTCGTGCCCGACGCGCTCGGCGTGCTGGAGAACGTGCAGATCGCCCGCAGGAACTGA
- a CDS encoding hypothetical protein (identified by MetaGeneAnnotator; putative;~sequence version:1) — MARVVVEGERITVRLGPGEVPAARRRTVRLPGSALRRVGVEPDWWRVLRGEAGPGRWLPGRCVGVRHGPDGTDFVAVRAGGPVLWLELAPGAPFSRVSVSDPAPEAAARALRGLLPKGLYERRDAV, encoded by the coding sequence ATGGCGCGAGTGGTGGTCGAGGGCGAGCGGATCACGGTCCGGCTCGGCCCGGGCGAGGTGCCGGCCGCGCGCCGCCGTACGGTCCGGCTGCCCGGCTCGGCACTGCGCCGGGTCGGGGTCGAGCCCGACTGGTGGCGGGTCCTGCGCGGCGAGGCCGGGCCCGGACGGTGGCTGCCGGGCCGGTGCGTGGGGGTCCGGCACGGCCCGGACGGTACGGACTTCGTCGCCGTCCGCGCCGGCGGTCCGGTGCTGTGGCTGGAGCTGGCGCCCGGCGCGCCGTTCAGCCGGGTGTCCGTGTCCGACCCCGCGCCCGAGGCCGCCGCGCGGGCCCTGCGCGGCCTGCTGCCCAAGGGGCTGTACGAGCGCCGGGACGCGGTGTGA